One region of Citrus sinensis cultivar Valencia sweet orange chromosome 6, DVS_A1.0, whole genome shotgun sequence genomic DNA includes:
- the LOC102618064 gene encoding putative homeobox-leucine zipper protein ATHB-51 — MDWSSTTGNLRTFVPVIPRPETSFDLLYNYNYDQFPGMDQMNKHMHAAAAAAAMAEKSSSSIGLIPAAELMEKNIHHYGSSSTSSQERKKRLTSDQLESLERSFQEEIKLDPDRKMKLARELGLQPRQIAVWFQNRRARWKSKQLELLYDSLKQEYDAVSREKLKLQEEVMKLKRMLKEQGTSTRNMMNKQVSTGITEVSGEETVESTSVATINGSFSNKHHQISECNYLFNVDEEFNAAAAPLPSPFWGLLPTSFQ; from the exons ATGGATTGGAGCAGTACTACCGGTAACTTGAGAACCTTTGTTCCTGTTATTCCAAGGCCTGAAACTTCCTTTGACTTGCTCTACAACTATAATTACGATCAGTTTCCAG GTATGGATCAGATGAATAAGCATATGCATGCAGCTGCAGCAGCGGCAGCAATGGCAGagaaatcatcatcatcgatTGGGTTGATTCCAGCAGCAGAACTAATGGAAAAGAATATTCATCATTATGGGAGCAGTAGTACTAGCAGTCaagagaggaagaagagacTAACAAGCGATCAGCTAGAGTCTCTGGAGAGGAGTTTTCAAGAGGAAATAAAGCTGGATCCTGACAGGAAAATGAAGCTGGCCAGGGAACTTGGACTTCAGCCTCGTCAAATTGCTGTGTGGTTCCAAAATAGGCGTGCTAGGTGGAAGTCCAAGCAACTGGAGCTCCTTTATGATTCTCTCAAACAAGAGTACGATGCTGTCTCCAGGGAGAAACTGAAGCTCCAAGAAGAG gttatgaaattgaaaagaatgCTAAAAGAACAAGGGACAAGCACGAGGAATATGATGAATAAGCAAGTATCGACTGGCATCACTGAAGTGTCAGGCGAAGAGACTGTTGAAAGCACATCAGTGGCCACTATTAATGGAAGCTTTAGCAATAAGCATCATCAGATTTCAGAGTGCAACTATCTTTTCAATGTCGACGAGGAGTTTAACGCTGCTGCTGCTCCTCTTCCATCTCCCTTCTGGGGTCTTCTACCTACCAGTTTTCAGTAA
- the LOC102620835 gene encoding peptidyl-prolyl cis-trans isomerase FKBP16-4, chloroplastic, whose translation MEVFIFPCFQQNPILNKPRIAISVAKKRLSNRNSSLLLCSCSLSSSSVETAKAPTISLQHEGRRALISSILTAATGFLVCDVAEAVSTSRRALRASKIPESEFTTLPNGLKYYDVKVGGGPVAKKGSRVAVHYVAKWKGITFMTSRQGLGVGGGTPYGFDVGQSERGNVLKGLDLGVEGMHVGGQRLLIVPPELAYGSKGVQEIPPNATIEIDVELLTIKQSPFGSPVKIVEG comes from the exons ATGGAAGTCTTCATCTTCCCTTGCTTTCAGCAGAACCCAATTCTTAATAAGCCTCGTATTGCAATTTCCGTCGCAA AGAAGAGACTGTCCAACAGAAATTCGAGTCTGTTGCTTTGTAGCTGCTCATTGTCTTCTTCCTCAGTTGAAACTGCAAAGGCACCGACAATTTCTTTACAACATGAGGGCAGGAGGGCTCTGATTTCTTCAATCCTCACAGCTG CTACTGGCTTTCTTGTCTGTGATGTGGCTGAGGCTGTCAGCACAAGTAGAAGAGct CTTAGAGCATCCAAAATACCCGAAAGCGAATTCACAACCCTTCCCAATGGTTTAAA GTACTATGATGTGAAGGTCGGAGGTGGACCAGTGGCTAAGAAAGGATCCCGGGTTGCA GTTCACTATGTTGCCAAATGGAAGGGAATCACTTTTATGACCAGCAGACAAGGATTAGGAGTTGGCGGAGGAACG CCTTATGGGTTTGATGTGGGCCAATCTGAGAGGGGAAACGTGCTTAAAGGATTGGATCTTGGTGTTGAGGGCATGCACGTTGGAGGACAG CGGCTGCTCATCGTTCCTCCTGAGCTAGCTTATGGAAGTAAAGGAGTCCAAGAAATCCCTCCAAACGCAACAATAGAG ATAGATGTTGAACTACTGACGATCAAACAAAGTCCATTCGG GTCACCTGTGAAAATTGTTGAAGGTTAA
- the LOC102621129 gene encoding protein CHUP1, chloroplastic: MDGSASRAQAIIKPVLLKAGVPLAISVAGFICAKMMARKDDKVSSLKSDSYEKFRDDESCHSLNSTSSSFKEDEEIITSTHFMKSKGDLEFQDKLHYELEILNLRFQIEELQKRELETKMQFARYHDLKEQESLLMELRNMILLEKSYVELLDREVSSVESENKRLENLVVLYLKVLDQLQHWKSESGLLKRKVKKLVRKTKELSDIIREQNLKIESADAELLRNCDVLEEKSNAIQKLENELKELHSVIDQLQEQNSELLNKLQEWHQSASSVTKIEDEGTTMENYRQLLNECEQLQKDRAAEAKELIYLRWANACLRHELMRNQAQQEQNQEKNRIVEFVGGGGIGDYGIEQHLDGLDMGNVEPCYNVANEGSRAGSKRSRLLKRLKRWVDGSEKMKCKFDEKEKHEIKCFGRHSVCSEAEEEHTILARKSCSSA, from the exons ATGGATGGTTCGGCATCAAGAGCACAAGCAATAATAAAGCCAGTGCTGCTCAAGGCTGGCGTTCCTTTGGCCATATCAGTGGCAGGTTTCATCTGTGCTAAAATGATGGCAAGAAAAGATGACAAGGTAAGTTCCTTGAAATCTGATTCCTATGAGAAGTTTAGAGATGATGAAAGCTGTCATAGCCTCAATTCTACATCTTCAAgttttaaagaagatgaagagatTATTACAAGTACCCATTTTATGAAATCAAAAGGAGATTTAGAGTTTCAGGATAAGCTTCATTATGAGCTGGAGATTTTAAATCTTAGATTCCAAATTGAAGAATTACAAAAGAGGGAATTGGAGACAAAGATGCAATTTGCTCGGTATCATGATTTAAAAGAGCAAGAATCTTTGCTTATGGAGCttagaaatatgattttgttgGAGAAATCATATGTTGAGTTGTTGGATAGAGAGGTTTCGTCAGTGGAATCAGAGAACAAAAGACTTGAGAATCTGGTGGTTCTGTATCTAAAAGTACTAGATCAGCTTCAACATTGGAAATCAGAAAGCGGGTTGCTTAAGAGGAAAGTAAAGAAGCTTGTGAGGAAAACGAAAGAGCTATCAGACATTATAAGAGAACAAAATTTGAAGATTGAATCTGCAGATGCAGAGTTGTTGAGAAATTGCGACGTGCTGGAAGAAAAGTCTAATGCCATCCagaaattggaaaatgaaTTGAAAGAGCTGCATTCTGTTATTGATCAGTTGCAAGAGCAAAATAGTGAACTACTGAACAAGTTACAAGAGTGGCACCAATCAGCTTCATCGGTTACAAAG attgaagatgaaggaacAACCATGGAAAATTACAGACAGCTTCTGAATGAATGTGAACAACTGCAAAAGGATAGAGCCGCGGAAGCTAAGGAACTGATTTACTTAAGATGGGCAAATGCATGCTTAAGGCACGAGTTAATGAGGAATCAAGCACAGCAAGAACAGAATCAAGAGAAGAACCGCATTGTGGAATTTGTAGGAGGTGGAGGAATTGGAGACTATGGGATAGAGCAGCACTTGGATGGCCTTGATATGGGGAATGTTGAGCCATGCTACAATGTGGCAAATGAGGGCAGTCGTGCTGGTTCAAAAAGGTCAAGGTTGCTTAAAAGGCTTAAAAGATGGGTTGATGGGAgtgagaaaatgaaatgcaaatttgatgagaaagaAAAGCACGAAATTAAGTGCTTCGGGAGGCATTCTGTTTGTTCTGAAGCAGAGGAGGAGCATACAATTCTTGCAAGGAAGTCATGTTCCAGCGCATAA
- the LOC102621403 gene encoding threonine dehydratase biosynthetic, chloroplastic isoform X2, producing MESLQLWSPPSPLFRPYRNKRPLPFSNGSVRIKMPVIRAALSKPTAEITPSVSSRETTLHSQSPPPPTARKVSPNSLQYPSGYLGSVPDRAENVDGAKDGDNIVDAMSYLTNILSSKVYDVAIESPLQFAPKLSERLGVKLWLKREDLQPVFSFKLRGAYNMMSKLSKDQLQRGVICSSAGNHAQGVALSAKTLGCDAVIVMPVTTPEIKWQSVERLGAKVVLVGDSYDEAQAYAKNLAREEARTFIPPFDHPDVIIGQGTVGMEIIRQMQEPLHAIFVPVGGGGLIAGIAAYVKRVSTQVKIIGVEPYDANAMALSLHHGERVMLDHVGGFADGVAVKEVGEETFRICKELVDGVVLVSRDAICASIKDMFEEKRSILEPAGALALAGAKAYCKYYGLSGKNVVAITSGANMNFDKLRVVTELANVGRQQEAVFATVMPEQSGSFKQFCELLGPMNITEFKYRFSSDKAAVVLYSVGVHTVAELEAMQERMESSQLKTYNLTQSDLVKDHLRYLLHFGC from the exons ATGGAGTCGCTCCAACTGTGGTCGCCTCCCTCTCCACTGTTCCGCCCGTACCGCAACAAACGGCCCCTACCGTTCTCGAACGGCTCTGTCCGAATTAAAATGCCAGTAATCAGGGCCGCGCTGTCCAAACCGACGGCGGAGATCACGCCGTCCGTTTCTTCCCGTGAAACTACATTACATTCTCAATCCCCGCCACCTCCTACTGCCCGGAAAGTTTCGCCGAATTCTTTGCAGTATCCATCCGGTTATCTCGGGTCCGTACCGGACCGCGCAGAGAACGTTGATGGCGCCAAGGACGGAGACAACATTGTCGATGCCATGAGTTATTTGACCAACATACTCTCGTCAAAGGTCTATGATGTGGCCATTGAATCTCCCTTACAGTTCGCGCCAAAATTGTCGGAGAGATTAGGCGTTAAGCTTTGGCTTAAgagagaagatttacaacCT GTTTTCTCATTCAAGCTCCGTGGAGCATATAACATGATGTCCAAACTTTCAAAGGATCAATTGCAAAGAGGAGTTATCTGCTCATCAGCTGGAAATCATGCCCAAGGCGTTGCATTGTCTGCCAAGACATTAGGCTGTGATGCAGTGATTGTTATGCCAGTTACCACACCAGAAATCAAG TGGCAATCGGTTGAGAGACTGGGTGCCAAAGTTGTTCTTGTAGGGGATTCATATGATGAAGCACAGGCATACGCTAAAAACCTTGCCAGAGAAGAGGCTCGTACATTTATTCCTCCTTTTGATCACCCAGATGTTATTATAGGGCAAGGAACAGTTGGTATGGAAATTATACGTCAAATGCAAGAACCATTGCATGCGATCTTTGTGCCTGTTGGGGGTGGTGGACTAATTGCTGGCATTGCTGCTTATGTAAAGAGAGTTTCAACACAG GTGAAAATTATTGGAGTGGAGCCCTATGATGCAAATGCAATGGCATTATCTCTACATCATGGTGAGAGAGTGATGTTGGACCATGTTGGTGGTTTTGCAGATGGTGTAGCTGTTAAAGAGGTTGGTGAAGAAACCTTCCGCATATGCAAGGAATTGGTAGATGGTGTAGTTCTTGTAAGCCGCGATGCCATTTGTGCCTCCATAAAG GACATGTTTGAGGAGAAAAGGAGCATTTTAGAACCTGCAGGTGCCCTTGCCCTTGCCGGAGCCAAAGcatattgtaaatattatggCCTTAGCGGAAAAAATGTTGTAGCAATAACCAGTGGAGCAAACATGAACTTTGATAAACTGAGGGTGGTGACAGAACTTGCCAATGTTGGTAGGCAACAGGAAGCTGTGTTTGCAACTGTCATGCCAGAGCAGTCCGGGAGTTTCAAACAATTTTGTGAACTT TTGGGGCCTATGAATATCACTGAGTTCAAATACCGATTTAGTTCTGATAAAGCAGCTGTGGTTCTCTACAG TGTTGGCGTTCACACGGTTGCTGAACTTGAAGCAATGCAAGAGCGAATGGAGTCTTCTCAACTTAAAACCTACAATCTCACACAAAGTGACTTGGTTAAAGATCACCTGAGATATTTG TTGCATTTTGGCTGCTGA